CGCTCGTCGACGGCGTCCCCTCGGTGCGGTGGAGCGCGGCCGGCGGGTTCATGCCCCTGGAGGCATACCTGCGCGAGCGCGTGTCCCTGTTGCGGGATTCGGCGGAAGGCTGAGTCAGGCGAAGGTCTCGCCGAAGCGGCGCAGAAGCGCGGCGCCCTCGGTGACCGATGCGGCGAGCACCTGCTGCTGCACCGCGTCGAACTCTTCCGGGTCGAAGTAGCCGGTGGTGCGGTAGAACGTCATCCGGTCCGCGAAGTCGCGGGGAGTGGGCTCCGGATGGAACTGCGCTGCATACAGGTGCGTGCCCACGCGGTAGGCCTGCACCAGGCAGGCCTCATTGGTCGCCAGGAGCACCGCGCCCGGCGGGGTGCTCGCCGAACTCTCCTTGTGTGCCGTGAACACCGTGAGAGCGGGGCCGCTCGGCCCGAACACGGGATCGGCGGCGCCGGCTTCGGTCACATCGATCACGGTGGCGCTCGCGGGCTCGGGAGTGTCCGTCACGACCTCGCCCCCGAGCATGCGGGTCACGACACCGATGCTGAAGCAGGTGAAGAACACCGCGATCTCGGCGGCCATCGCCGCGTCGGCCAGTGTGCGGAGGTCGGCTTCGACCCGCAGCTGCTCCGCGGACTTCACGGTGTCGGAGACGTTGAACGGGGAGCCCCCGACCACGACGCCGCGGTATCCGCGTAGACGCTCGATGTGCAGCGGTGTCTGCAGCAGGTCGAGTCGATCGACGACGTCGACGCCGAGCGCCCGTCGGAAGGACGCATGCTCGGCGTCCGCCGC
Above is a window of Microbacterium aurugineum DNA encoding:
- a CDS encoding glutamine amidotransferase-related protein, which translates into the protein MASLLYVCVRPEIGAADAEHASFRRALGVDVVDRLDLLQTPLHIERLRGYRGVVVGGSPFNVSDTVKSAEQLRVEADLRTLADAAMAAEIAVFFTCFSIGVVTRMLGGEVVTDTPEPASATVIDVTEAGAADPVFGPSGPALTVFTAHKESSASTPPGAVLLATNEACLVQAYRVGTHLYAAQFHPEPTPRDFADRMTFYRTTGYFDPEEFDAVQQQVLAASVTEGAALLRRFGETFA